The following are encoded together in the Thermothelomyces thermophilus ATCC 42464 chromosome 3, complete sequence genome:
- a CDS encoding alcohol dehydrogenase-like protein (Alcohol dehydrogenase-like protein) produces MGSLQDLPPLPTTQTAVITTAEGRHAVARDRAVPACGPTSVLVRVRAVALNPTDHKTPARVKTGGLTAGCDFAGEVVAVGARANDEPGDAAACAGIPRRWAPGDRVLGVVYGSNPGAPAWGAFAEYVEADPVMLCRLPDGWDWETAASVGGSVHGSVALCLFGEGKMGLDMGGKKDLQKVVLVYGGSTACGTMALQILRLAGYIPIATCSARNAGLVTAYGAAATFDYNLETCADEIKEYTKSALWYALDCIGTAQSAALCYAALGRAGGRYVALEKYPDSVAALRKVVKPTWVMGPVMFGRDLQLGEGYSQPADPSARAFARIWYPLAEALLGSGALKNHPVKVVAPEGREEWPEAVIRGLGGLRDGKVSAQKLTVTIAA; encoded by the exons ATGGGCAGCCTCCAAGACCTCCCGCCCCTCCCGACGACCCAGACAGCCGTCATCACGACGGCCGAGGGCCGGCACGCCGTCGCGCGCGACCGAGCCGTGCCGGCGTGCGGGCCCACCTCGGTCCTGGTCCGCGTGCGCGCCGTGGCGCTCAACCCGACCGACCACAAGACGCCGGCGCGGGTCAAGACGGGCGGGCTGACGGCCGGGTGCGACTTCGCGGGCGAGGTGGTCGCGGTCGGGGCGCGCGCCAACGACGAGCCCGGCGACGCGGCCGCCTGCGCCGGCATCCCCCGCCGCTGGGCGCCCGGCGACCGCGTCCTCGGCGTCGTCTACGGCAGCAACCCCGGCGCGCCCGCCTGGGGCGCCTTCGCCGAGTACGTCGAGGCCGACCCGGTCATGCTCTGCCGCCTGCCGGACGGCTGGGACTGGGAGACGGCGGCGTCGGTCGGCGGTAGCGTGCACGGGTCCGTCGCCCTCTGCCTGTTCGGCGAGGGCAAGATGGGCCTGGACATGGGCGG CAAGAAAGATCTCCAGAAGGTGGTGCTCGTGTACGGGGGAAGCACTGCCTGCGGCACCATGGCGCTGCAAATTCTCCGGCT GGCTGGATATATCCCCATCGCAACCTGCTCGGCGCGAAACGCGGGCTTGGTGACGGCGTACGGAGCGGCGGCAACCTTCGACTACAACCTCGAGACGTGCGCGGACGAGATCAAGGAGTACACCAAGTCGGCGCTGTGGTACGCGCTCGACTGCATCGGGACGGCCCAGTCGGCGGCGCTGTGCTACGCCGCCCTGGGCCGCGCGGGCGGCCGGTACGTGGCCCTCGAGAAGTACCCGGACAGCGTGGCGGCGCTGCGCAAGGTCGTCAAGCCCACCTGGGTCATGGGCCCCGTCATGTTCGGCCGCGACCTCCAGCTCGGCGAGGGCTACAGCCAGCCGGCGGATCCGTCGGCCCGCGCCTTTGCGCGCATCTGGTATCCCCTGGCAGAGGCGCTCCTGGGCTCGGGCGCGCTCAAGAATCACCCAGTGAAGGTGGTGGCCCCGGAGGGACGAGAGGAATGGCCCGAGGCCGTCATACGCGGCCTAGGGGGCCTGCGGGATGGGAAAGTCAGCGCGCAGAAGCTTACGGTCACGATAGCGGCCTAG